The genomic DNA GGTTGCACCGGTGAAACCGGGTCGTATCATGTACGAAGTGAAAGGCGTCGACATCGAGCTTGCCAAGGAAGCCCTCAAGCGTGCTTCCTACAAGCTGCCGATCAAGACCGCTATTGTTGTGAAGGAGGGTGTGTAAATGCTGACTTCCAAAGAACTTCGTGAACTGGATGACGCAAAGCTCGTCGAAAAGCTGACCGAGTCCCGCCAGGAACTCTTCAGCCTCCGTTTCAAGCACGCCACCGCGCAGCTTGAAAATACCCGCGAGCTGGGTAACGTCAAAAAGACCATCGCCCGTATCCTGACTATCCAGCAGGAACGACAGGGAGCGTAGAGAAATGGCTGAGTTCAAATACAAAGGCAACAGGCGCGTGCTCACCGGCCTGGTCGTCTCCGATAAGGCTGACAAGACAATTGTCGTCCGTGTCGAGACCCTGGTGAAGCACCCCCTGCTGAAGAAGTACATCCGTCGCCGCAAGAAGTTCATGGCCCATGATCCGGCTAATGACTGCGGTGTTGGCGATAAGGTGCAGATTGTCGAATCGAGGCCCATGTCCCGGCGTAAGCGCTGGCACCTGGTTCAGATCCTCGAAAAGGCCGTCTAGGGTTAGGAGGAAATACCATGATACAGGTTGAATCCAGACTCGACGTGGCTGACAACTCCGGGGCCAAGCAGGTCCTGTGCATCAAGGTGCTTGGTGGTTCCAAGCGCCGCTACGCCAGCGTCGGTGACATTATTGTTGTGTCCGTCAAAGAGGCCATGCCCCATTCCAAGGTGAAGAAGGGCTCGGTCATGAAGGCGGTTGTCGTTCGTACGAAGAAGGAAATCGGTCGCCCCGATGGTTCCTACATCAAGTTCGACAACAATTCCGCCGTGCTGCTTAACGCAAACATGGACCCCGTCGGTACCCGTATTTTCGGACCCGTCGCCCGTGAACTGCGCGCAGCCGGTTTCATGAAGATCGTTTCCCTCGCTCCCGAGGTCCTGTAAAAGGATATAAAGATGAAGACTAAGATCCGTAAAGACGACAAAGTCATGGTCATCGCCGGGAAGGACAAGGGAAAGATCGGCAAGGTGCTCAAGCTGCTGCCCAAGAAGGACAAAGTCCTGGTTGAGAAGATCAACATGGTCCAGCGCCACACCAAAGCCAATCCCTATGCCCAGCAACCTGGCGGGATTATCGAGAAGGAAGCCCCGATCCATGTATCCAATGTGGCTGTTGTGTGCGATGCCTGCACCAAGCCCACGCGGATCGGGTACAAGAAGACTGAAGACGGCAAGAAGGTCCGCTTCTGCAAGAAGTGCAACGAGACCTTCAAATAGGTGCCAGTATGACTCGTCTCGAAAAAGTATATAATGAAAAGGTCGTCCCCGAGCTCCTCAAGGAGTTTGGCTACAGTTCCTCCATGGAGATCCCGAATCTTACGAAGATCTCCCTGAACATCGGTCTCGGTGCTGCTTCGCAGAACAGCAAGCTCATCGAACCCGCTGCTGCGGAACTGACCGCTATCGCAGGCCAGAAGGCCGTGGTTACCAAGGCAAAGAAGTCCATCGCGCAGTTCAAACTGCGCGAAGGCATGCCGATCGGTACCCGTGTCACCCTGCGTGGTGAGGCTATGTGGGACTTTTATGACAGGCTCGTGAGCTTCGCTCTGCCCCGTGTCCGCGACTTTCGCGGTGTACCTGATCGTGGTTTTGACGGTCGTGGTAACTTCACTATGGGTATCAAGGAACA from uncultured Pseudodesulfovibrio sp. includes the following:
- the rpmC gene encoding 50S ribosomal protein L29, translated to MTSKELRELDDAKLVEKLTESRQELFSLRFKHATAQLENTRELGNVKKTIARILTIQQERQGA
- the rpsQ gene encoding 30S ribosomal protein S17, whose product is MAEFKYKGNRRVLTGLVVSDKADKTIVVRVETLVKHPLLKKYIRRRKKFMAHDPANDCGVGDKVQIVESRPMSRRKRWHLVQILEKAV
- the rplN gene encoding 50S ribosomal protein L14; this encodes MIQVESRLDVADNSGAKQVLCIKVLGGSKRRYASVGDIIVVSVKEAMPHSKVKKGSVMKAVVVRTKKEIGRPDGSYIKFDNNSAVLLNANMDPVGTRIFGPVARELRAAGFMKIVSLAPEVL
- the rplX gene encoding 50S ribosomal protein L24, translated to MKTKIRKDDKVMVIAGKDKGKIGKVLKLLPKKDKVLVEKINMVQRHTKANPYAQQPGGIIEKEAPIHVSNVAVVCDACTKPTRIGYKKTEDGKKVRFCKKCNETFK
- the rplE gene encoding 50S ribosomal protein L5 encodes the protein MTRLEKVYNEKVVPELLKEFGYSSSMEIPNLTKISLNIGLGAASQNSKLIEPAAAELTAIAGQKAVVTKAKKSIAQFKLREGMPIGTRVTLRGEAMWDFYDRLVSFALPRVRDFRGVPDRGFDGRGNFTMGIKEHTIFPELDIDKVEMVKGMNVTVCTSAKTDKEGKMLLDLLGMPFKK